A genomic region of Bactrocera dorsalis isolate Fly_Bdor chromosome 3, ASM2337382v1, whole genome shotgun sequence contains the following coding sequences:
- the LOC105227782 gene encoding phenoloxidase 2 codes for MHSLLSFVLNATKNKKMTDYAKAFQMLFQSPLEPIYTCRDNGKCIFELPDSHYMECDGGVKEMLQERYANSEHIRFALQELPSKPDLSFADKLSVKQNFSLFNTLHKEIAGKLIRLLMEAEDLDNFLSLCVYSRHRLNAMLFQYCYSVALLHRRDTRGIWVPPVAEIFPANFIEPSAFTKMRKALQFKGNKKPHVQIPHNYTASDREIEQRLAYFREDIGVNMHHWHWHLVYPNSGTREIINKDRRGELFYYMHQQILARYNAERFCNKLAKALPLSNLREPIEEGYYPKLLDHAHQRTYPGRSGNLCLQDVNREDTTVEIADMERWADRILAAIDQGFVRDSHGNKYILDEVTGIDILGNIIEESDLSINVQYYGKLHNMGHNSIASIHDPDHRHMEEFGVIGHNMTAMRDPVFYRWHTYINNIMLKFKKLLPPYSEQQLSFSDINLREIEVRTSSLKEPNHFETFWQNSEVDLAAGLDFTADSGLHASYTHLQHASFEYCFVVENNSEHVKCGTCRIFLCPIKDESGKLLKLEEQRLLAIELDKFTVKLYPGENQLKRLSEESSVTIAVERTFGRTTNKDALSEANPELNTRLHFCGCGWPHYMLLPKGKIRGQRFDLFVMISDYADDAVQQPGQTRDCHNCEDVPNEVFDENSTLCNDNAASFCGLRDKLYPDKRTMGYPFDRRLPADTLNGLVEQFGNMQRIDVTITFNDEVRSAVDEVDLNGEDISSLAR; via the exons ATGCACAGTTTACTTTCGTTTGTGCTGAACGCGACTAAGAACAAGAAAATGACGGATTATGCAAAAGCCTTCCAAATGCTCTTTCAGAGCCCTTTGGAACCCATCTATACTTGTCGCGACAATGGCAAGTGTATTTTCGAGTTACCGGATTCCCATTATATGGAGTGTGACGGCGGCGTGAAGGAAATGTTGCAGGAACGTTATGCTAATAGCGAGCACATAAGG TTCGCCCTGCAGGAGCTGCCGTCAAAGCCAGATCTATCGTTCGCTGATAAATTAAGTGTgaaacaaaacttttctctctTCAATACGCTACATAAGGAAATTGCAGGCAAACTCATCAGATTGCTGATGGAAGCTGAGGATTTAGATAATTTCCTCAGCTTGTGTGTCTATAGCAG ACATCGTTTGAATGCTATGCTCTTCCAATATTGTTACTCGGTTGCTTTGCTGCATCGCAGAGATACACGTGGCATTTGGGTACCGCCAGTGGCCGAGATCTTTCCAGCAAATTTTATAGAGCCCTCAGCATTTACGAAGATGCGCAAGGCTTTGCAgtttaaaggaaataaaaag CCTCACGTACAAATTCCCCATAACTATACCGCCTCCGATCGTGAAATCGAACAACGTTTGGCatattttcgtgaagatattggCGTGAATATGCATCACTGGCACTGGCACTTGGTTTATCCGAATAGCGGTACACGCGAGATCATCAACAAGGATCGGCGCGGTGAACTCTTCTACTATATGCATCAACAGATTTTAGCGCGTTACAATGCCGAACGCTTTTGCAATAAACTAGCCAAGGCGCTACCATTAAGTAATCTACGCGAACCCATCGAAGAGGGTTATTATCCGAAATTGTTAGATCATGCGCATCAACGCACCTATCCGGGACGTAGCGGTAATTTGTGTTTGCAAGATGTGAATCGCGAGGACACAACTGTCGAGATTGCCGATATGGAGCGTTGGGCTGATCGCATCTTGGCGGCAATCGATCAGGGTTTCGTTAGAGAT TCGCATGGCAACAAGTATATACTGGATGAGGTCACCGGCATCGATATACTGGGCAATATCATTGAGGAATCCGATCTGTCCATCAATGTTCAATACTACGGCAAACTGCATAATATGGGTCACAATTCAATTGCCAGCATACACGATCCAGATCATCGGCATATGGAGGAATTCGGCGTGATTGGACATAATATGACCGCCATGCGTGATCCGGTCTTCTATCGctggcacacatacataaataatataatgttgaaattcaaaaaactctTACCTCCCTACAGTGAGCAACAGCTCAGCTTCAGCGACATCAATTTGCGAGAAATTGAAGTTAGGACGAGCTCATTGAAGGAACCGAATCATTTTGAGACCTTTTGGCAAAACTCCGAAGTTGACTTGGCGGCCGGTTTGGATTTTACCGCCGATAGCGGTTTACATGCCTCGTACACGCATCTCCAACATGCGTCATTCGAGTATTGCTTTGTGGTTGAGAACAACAGTGAGCATGTGAAATGCGGCACTTGTCGAATTTTTCTCTGCCCCATAAAGGATGAAAGTGGCAAGCTCTTAAAATTGGAAGAACAGCGCTTGTTGGCAATTGAATTGGATAAATTTACCGTTAAGC TTTACCCCGGCGAAAACCAATTGAAGCGGCTTTCTGAGGAGTCCTCCGTAACCATTGCTGTTGAGCGCACCTTTGGTCGCACCACCAATAAGGACGCACTGTCTGAAGCGAATCCGGAACTCAACACACGTCTGCACTTCTGCGGTTGCGGTTGGCCGCATTATATGCTGTTGCCTAAAGGTAAAATTCGTGGCCAGCGATTTGATTTGTTTGTCATGATTTCGGATTATGCCGACGATGCGGTCCAGCAGCCGGGCCAGACAAGAGATTGTCATAACTG CGAAGATGTACCTAACGAAGTGTTTGATGAGAATTCCACACTGTGCAATGACAATGCGGCTTCCTTCTGCGGTCTGCGCGACAAGTTGTATCCGGATAAGCGCACGATGGGTTATCCTTTCGACAGACGCTTGCCAGCTGATACTCTTAATGGACTTGTGGAACAATTTGGAAATATGCAAAGAATTGATGTCACTATCACATTCAACGACGAGGTGAGATCAGCCGTCGACGAGGTGGATTTAAATGGAGAAGATATCAGTAGTTTAGCAAGATAG